The Comamonas sp. GB3 AK4-5 genome includes a region encoding these proteins:
- a CDS encoding MinD/ParA family protein → MSDVLSPPTPPRASAQAVPAPAARGPRAHIMAVTSGKGGVGKTFVSANLAAALTRHGLRVLVLDADLGLANLDVVLNLYPKVTLHDVFTGKATLEEAVITAPGGFSVLLAGSGMVEYSRLTPEIRNQLMHVIDTMAPRYDVVLLDTGAGISDVVLFSVSLAAEVLVVATPEPTSLTDAYAAIKVLTTQQKRNSMRLVINQAARPGDGRAITGQLQQVLNRFVSTESGQPMRLIHMGDIPADKAVRESVMRRQLLLHSMPGSPAALAVAQLANKIKTMLTPVEYA, encoded by the coding sequence ATGAGCGACGTGCTGTCCCCTCCTACCCCACCCCGTGCGAGCGCCCAAGCGGTACCCGCACCGGCTGCGCGCGGTCCGCGCGCACACATCATGGCCGTCACCAGTGGCAAAGGTGGCGTAGGCAAGACTTTTGTTTCTGCCAATCTGGCTGCCGCGCTGACCCGCCATGGCCTGCGCGTGCTGGTGCTCGACGCCGACCTGGGCCTGGCCAATCTGGACGTGGTGCTCAACCTCTACCCCAAGGTCACGCTGCATGACGTGTTCACCGGCAAGGCCACGCTCGAAGAGGCCGTGATCACTGCACCCGGCGGCTTCTCGGTGCTGCTGGCGGGCTCCGGCATGGTCGAGTACTCGCGCCTGACGCCGGAAATCCGCAACCAGCTGATGCATGTCATCGACACCATGGCCCCACGCTATGACGTGGTGCTGCTGGACACTGGCGCCGGCATTTCGGATGTGGTGCTGTTTTCCGTGTCGCTGGCCGCCGAAGTGCTGGTCGTGGCCACGCCCGAGCCCACCTCGCTGACCGATGCCTATGCAGCCATCAAGGTGCTGACCACCCAGCAAAAGCGCAACAGCATGCGCCTGGTCATCAACCAGGCCGCACGCCCCGGTGACGGCCGTGCCATCACCGGCCAGCTGCAGCAGGTGCTCAACCGCTTTGTCAGCACCGAGTCCGGCCAGCCCATGCGCCTGATTCACATGGGCGATATTCCCGCCGACAAGGCAGTGCGCGAGTCGGTGATGCGCCGCCAGCTGCTGCTGCACAGCATGCCCGGTAGCCCTGCCGCCCTGGCCGTGGCCCAGCTGGCCAACAAGATCAAGACCATGCTGACGCCGGTGGAGTACGCCTGA